Proteins from a single region of Corvus moneduloides isolate bCorMon1 chromosome 19, bCorMon1.pri, whole genome shotgun sequence:
- the CYGB gene encoding cytoglobin yields the protein MEKVQGEMEIERWERSEEISDAEKKVIQEIWSRVYANCEDVGVSILIRFFVNFPSAKQYFSQFKHMEDPLEMERSLQLRKHARRVMGAINTVVENLNDSEKVSSVLALVGKAHALKHKVEPIYFKKLTGVMLEVIAEEYPNDFTPEAHGAWTKMKTLIYTHVTAAYKEVGWAQYPTATL from the exons ATGGAGAAAGTCCAGGGAGAAATGGAGATTGAGAGATGGGAAAGAAGTGAAGAGATTTCAGACgcagaaaaaaaggttattCAAGAGATATGGAGCAGAGTATATGCAAACTGCGAGGACGTTGGGGTCTCCATACTCATCAg GTTTTTTGTGAACTTCCCCTCGGCCAAGCAGTACTTCAGCCAGTTCAAGCACATGGAGGACCCGCTGGAGATGGAGAGGAGCTTGCAGCTGCGCAAGCACGCTCGGAGGGTCATGGGGGCCATCAACACCGTGGTGGAGAACCTCAACGACTCCGAAAAGGTCTCCTCTGTCCTGGCCCTGGTGGGCAAGGCCCATGCCCTCAAGCACAAAGTGGAGCCCATCTACTTTAAG AAACTCACTGGTGTCATGCTGGAGGTCATTGCTGAGGAATACCCCAACGACTTCACCCCGGAGGCACACGGAGCCTGGACCAAGATGAAGACCCTCATCTACACCCACGTGACGGCGGCCTACAAGGAGGTGGGCTGGGCTCAGTATCCCACTGCCACCCTGTGA